ACGTCTCGACGGCGCTCGCCGGACTGCTCTGGGGCGCGCTCCTGACCGTCGTCGGCGTCGAGATCGTCCGGCAGTACCGCGCCAACCCGCGGGCCTTCGGCGATCGCGACGTCCTCCGGGCGTTCCTCGACGGACACCGCCCCGACCGGGAGCGGCACGTCGCAGCGCTCACCGCCGCGCTCGTCGGCGGGGCCGTCGTCGCCGTCGCGCGCGATCCCTTCTTCGCCGCGCTCGACGGGGCGAGCCGCGTGCTCGTCGCGCTCGTCGAGACCGGGACGCTCGCGTCGTTCTCGCGGACGAGCCTCGTCGGCGGGGGAATCTTCCTCTGCGGGTTCGCGCTGTTCGCCTACGGCGTGGATCGCTTGCTCACGGGCGCGCACCGGGAACTGCTGTTTCTGTATCACAGCCGGCGGTAGGACTCACGTCGAGTCAGGCGAGGAGGCCCCGCACGTCTCCCCTGATGCGGTCCACCACGGCCGGTTCGGTTCCGTCGGGTACCGTCAGGTGGTGAAAATCGTTCATGATTCGGACCATCGCCAGCGCCTCGTAGAGCGGTTCGGGCATCGAGAGCGTCTCGGCGCGGTCCGGTGCCGTCGCTCGATAGCCCGAGAGCATCGCGTCTCGTACGAGCGGTCGGCGGTCCGGGACGTCGGGGAGGCCGGCCAGGAAGGCCCCGCTGAGGAGGTAGACGGCGAACTCGACGTCGAACGCCGCCGGCACGGCGAGCGTGTATCCCCAGTCGAGCATCCCCGTGATCTCCCCCGTTTCGGGCTCGACGAGGAGGTTGTGGAGCCCGTGATCGTTGCGCCCCAGGACGGGATCGAACGGCCCCTCCAACTCACCGATACCCGCCGCGAACCACTGACTCAGTTCGTCCGTCAGATCCGAAAACCGGGAGTCTGCGTGCCGGTCGAGTTCCCGGCCGACGCGGTCGCGCAGGTAGGTCGGCCAGTCCTCGCGCGGGTCCCCGACCGTCAGCTCTGCCGGATCGTCGCTTGGCCGCCCGCCGGTCAGTTCGGGGCCGTCGTGGCGGACGTGGCCGAAGCGATCGACCGCCGGAACCGAGTGCAACTCGGCCAGGTGCTCGCCCGTCTCCCGGGCGAGTCGCCGAAGCACACCGTCGTCGAACCGGGAGACGCACTCGTACGGGAGTTCCTCGCCGGGAAGCGCACGCATGAGGTAGAACGGCGTCGGGAGGGTTCCGTGACCGTCGACGACGCCGAACACGTCCGGAACCGGAATCGACGTGTGGGCGGCGAGGATCGCCTGGATTCGAGCCTCGGTCGGAATGCCCCAGGGCCGTCCGTCGGGTGACGCCTTCAGATATCGTTCCCGTGCGGCGTCGCTGCCGGAAGCGACGATCCGATAGACTGAACAGAAGCCCCGTTCGGCCGCGTCGATCTCGCGAGGTTCCAGGGTCGGCTCGATCGACCGAACCATCTCCTCCACGGTCGACTCGGGAATCTCCCGAGCCTCGGGGATGTCGTCCACGACCCGCGTTCCGGGGCGTTCCGTAGAACCCTTTCGGTGCCGTGTCAGCGTCTCCCATGCCGTCGGCGTCAGCAGGGACGGAGCGTAATGGGAGGTGGTCGAACCCGCTCTCGACAGAGACGTCGACCCGGACTGGATCAGGTCGTCGTCGGACGACCGAGCGCCCCTACAGCCCGAGTTCGCGCCCGAGCACGAGCCGCTGGATCTCGCTGGTCCCCTCGCCGATCTCCATGAGCTTCGCGTCGCGGTAGAACCGCTGGGGCGCGAAGTCGGTCGTGTAGCCGTAGCCGCCGAGCACCTGCACGGCGTCCTCGGCGACCTCGCGGGCCGCCACGCTGGCGTCGTACTTCGCCAGCGCGGACGCGCGGGTGACGTCCTCGCCCTCGTCGTACAGGACGGCCGCCTTGTGCGTCAGCAGGCGGGCGCGCTCGATCTTCCGGTCCATCTCGACGAGCATGTCGCGGACGGCGTCGAACTGCCCGATGGGCCTGCCGAACTGCTCGCGCTCCTTGGCGTAGTCGAGGGCGGCCTCGAACGCGCCCTGGGCCAGGCCGGTCGAGAGCGCCGCGATGGAGATACGCCCGCCGTCGAGCGTCTTCATCGTCTGCTCCCACCCCTCGCCCTCCTCGCCGAGCAGGCGCTCGGCGGGGACCCGGCAGTCCGTGAACTTGATCTCGCAGGTCGGCGAGGC
The Halomarina pelagica DNA segment above includes these coding regions:
- a CDS encoding phosphotransferase family protein — its product is MDDIPEAREIPESTVEEMVRSIEPTLEPREIDAAERGFCSVYRIVASGSDAARERYLKASPDGRPWGIPTEARIQAILAAHTSIPVPDVFGVVDGHGTLPTPFYLMRALPGEELPYECVSRFDDGVLRRLARETGEHLAELHSVPAVDRFGHVRHDGPELTGGRPSDDPAELTVGDPREDWPTYLRDRVGRELDRHADSRFSDLTDELSQWFAAGIGELEGPFDPVLGRNDHGLHNLLVEPETGEITGMLDWGYTLAVPAAFDVEFAVYLLSGAFLAGLPDVPDRRPLVRDAMLSGYRATAPDRAETLSMPEPLYEALAMVRIMNDFHHLTVPDGTEPAVVDRIRGDVRGLLA